A stretch of Flavobacteriales bacterium DNA encodes these proteins:
- a CDS encoding tetratricopeptide repeat protein produces the protein MDSRSILLMLLLALPLASGAQFSNRLDAVQWVQQGDMQLRLGNSEQALRLYTMAVETDRGFADAYMKRAALYERLGQPQMAMADINRALELNPYSEYILDRRAKVKLLMNDVKGAEEDWSAAIRLHPYDNLLRESRIDAWLAAGEVERAIEQLDSLLMDKPKDVLLLLKRGSASLQQDDPREALSSFDAAKRQSPRLAIAHDLRGVALMRLRLWKEALAALDSAVLLDPYFDLAHFNRGLVHRQLGNEQQARADMDKALALASDRPHIFFQRALLRKEDGDLVGAREDYDRALELDPGYLEAQYNRAFVRKQLGDHAGAFADAEEALESAPDDADAWNMKGSIHLLYGEFSRAIECFDRAIQLDDRHSKAYFNRAMAEHMTYRPDRGCDDLRRSAQLGNEKALDAMGYFCAN, from the coding sequence ATGGACAGCAGATCGATCCTCCTCATGCTCTTGCTCGCGCTGCCTCTCGCGAGCGGCGCGCAATTCAGCAATCGGCTCGATGCCGTGCAGTGGGTGCAGCAGGGCGACATGCAGCTGCGCCTCGGCAACAGCGAGCAGGCGCTGCGGCTCTACACCATGGCTGTTGAGACCGACCGCGGCTTCGCGGATGCCTATATGAAGCGCGCGGCACTCTACGAGCGCCTCGGCCAGCCGCAGATGGCCATGGCCGACATCAACCGCGCCCTCGAGCTGAATCCATACAGCGAATACATCCTCGACCGCCGAGCCAAGGTGAAGCTCCTGATGAACGACGTGAAGGGCGCAGAGGAGGATTGGAGCGCGGCCATTCGGTTGCATCCGTACGACAACCTGTTGCGCGAGAGCCGCATCGATGCGTGGCTTGCGGCCGGCGAGGTGGAGCGCGCCATCGAGCAGCTCGACTCGCTGCTCATGGACAAGCCCAAGGACGTGCTGCTCTTGCTCAAGCGCGGTTCGGCCAGCTTGCAACAGGATGACCCAAGGGAAGCGTTGTCCAGCTTCGATGCGGCCAAGCGCCAGTCGCCGCGCCTGGCCATCGCGCACGACCTGCGCGGAGTGGCCCTCATGCGCCTCAGGCTCTGGAAGGAGGCGCTCGCAGCACTCGATAGTGCCGTGCTCTTGGATCCCTATTTCGACCTCGCGCATTTCAACCGGGGACTCGTGCATCGGCAACTCGGCAACGAGCAGCAAGCTCGAGCCGACATGGACAAAGCGCTCGCGTTGGCCTCTGATCGGCCGCACATCTTCTTCCAGCGAGCACTGCTGCGCAAGGAGGATGGCGACCTCGTGGGCGCTCGCGAGGATTACGATCGCGCCTTGGAACTCGATCCCGGTTACCTCGAAGCGCAATACAACCGGGCTTTCGTGCGCAAGCAGCTCGGCGACCATGCGGGAGCCTTCGCCGATGCTGAAGAAGCACTGGAAAGCGCACCGGATGATGCCGATGCGTGGAACATGAAGGGCAGCATCCACTTGCTCTACGGCGAATTCTCGCGTGCCATCGAGTGCTTTGACCGGGCGATCCAGCTCGACGACAGGCACTCCAAGGCCTACTTCAACCGCGCAATGGCCGAGCACATGACCTATAGGCCGGATCGAGGATGCGATGACCTGCGGCGCAGCGCGCAATTGGGAAACGAGAAGGCGCTCGACGCCATGGGCTATTTCTGCGCGAATTGA
- a CDS encoding aspartate kinase: MKVFKFGGASVKDAAGVRNVAKVLSHFPDDDLLIVVSAMGKTTNALEEVVWADLEGRDPAKAIDELVEFHKRINNDVTTEAARHGIELYEALEKPLTARLINADLRVPDRYYDRIVSWGELTSTRIVSNHLMSIGLLNTWVDARDIIRTDDLYRSARVDWSASKAAAASRLIPLMKSGKDPVRIVTQGFIGRSHHGQTTTLGREGSDFSAAIFAYLLDAESVTIWKDVPGMFNADPKRFPDTKLLSHISYREAIELSYFGASVIHPRTLQPLQKKGIPLYVRSFVDLDAPGTTIDDRSENDSLIPSFIVKPKQLLISITPRDLSFIVEGNLSGIFARFAQQNVRIDLMQNSALAFSVAVDDTPRSRGLIEELRAEYEVRYNEGCELVTVRHYDEPTLAKLLEGKEVMLEQRSRTTARFVLKAQA, from the coding sequence ATGAAGGTCTTCAAGTTCGGCGGGGCCAGCGTGAAGGACGCGGCGGGCGTGCGCAACGTGGCGAAGGTGCTCTCCCATTTCCCGGATGATGACCTGCTGATCGTGGTGAGCGCGATGGGGAAGACGACGAATGCGCTGGAGGAGGTGGTGTGGGCCGATCTGGAGGGACGCGACCCCGCGAAAGCCATCGATGAACTGGTCGAGTTCCATAAGCGGATCAACAATGATGTTACCACGGAGGCGGCCCGTCATGGGATTGAGTTGTACGAGGCCCTTGAGAAGCCGCTCACCGCGAGGCTCATCAACGCGGACCTGCGCGTCCCTGACCGCTATTACGACCGCATCGTTTCATGGGGCGAGTTGACCAGCACGCGTATCGTGAGCAACCACCTCATGAGCATCGGCTTGCTGAACACCTGGGTCGATGCACGCGATATCATCAGGACCGATGATCTGTACCGGTCGGCCCGCGTGGACTGGAGCGCTTCAAAGGCTGCTGCCGCGTCCCGGCTGATACCACTGATGAAGAGCGGAAAGGACCCTGTACGTATCGTCACTCAAGGCTTCATCGGGAGGAGTCATCATGGCCAGACCACTACGCTCGGCCGCGAAGGCTCTGACTTCTCCGCTGCGATCTTCGCTTACTTGCTGGATGCCGAAAGCGTGACCATCTGGAAGGACGTCCCCGGCATGTTCAACGCTGACCCGAAGCGCTTTCCCGACACCAAGCTCCTCTCGCACATCAGCTACCGCGAGGCCATCGAGCTCAGCTACTTCGGCGCCAGCGTGATCCACCCGCGCACCCTGCAGCCCTTGCAGAAAAAGGGCATACCGCTCTACGTGCGCTCCTTCGTCGACCTGGACGCTCCCGGCACCACCATCGATGACCGGAGCGAGAATGACTCGCTGATCCCCTCCTTCATCGTGAAGCCGAAGCAATTGCTGATCAGCATCACGCCGCGAGACCTCAGCTTCATCGTGGAAGGGAACCTCAGCGGCATCTTCGCCCGATTCGCCCAGCAGAACGTGCGCATCGACCTCATGCAGAACAGCGCACTGGCCTTCAGCGTGGCCGTTGATGACACGCCGCGCAGCCGAGGCCTGATCGAGGAACTGCGCGCTGAGTACGAGGTGCGCTACAACGAGGGCTGCGAGCTAGTGACCGTGCGGCATTACGATGAGCCCACCTTGGCCAAGCTCCTTGAGGGCAAAGAGGTGATGCTGGAGCAGCGCAGCCGCACCACCGCGCGCTTCGTGCTGAAAGCCCAGGCCTAG
- a CDS encoding GNAT family N-acetyltransferase — protein METNIRRAKAADVPRMLELVRELAVFERAPEEVTVTLDHMRDAGFGPDPVWVGWVAEIDGIVQGMAVCYERYSTWKGRRLYLEDIVVTEAARGQGLGEGLFRACAEFALSKEHDGMTWQVLDWNQGAVRFYERLGASFSKEWWNGSVSKEQLKTLAAG, from the coding sequence ATGGAAACGAACATTCGCCGCGCCAAGGCAGCTGACGTGCCGCGCATGCTCGAACTTGTGCGCGAGCTCGCCGTGTTCGAGCGCGCACCGGAGGAAGTGACGGTGACGCTGGACCACATGCGCGATGCCGGCTTCGGGCCGGACCCGGTCTGGGTTGGTTGGGTGGCCGAAATCGATGGCATCGTGCAAGGGATGGCGGTCTGCTATGAACGCTATTCGACCTGGAAGGGGCGCCGCCTGTACCTGGAGGACATCGTCGTGACGGAAGCTGCGAGGGGGCAAGGCCTTGGTGAAGGTCTATTCCGTGCCTGCGCGGAATTCGCACTGAGCAAGGAGCACGATGGCATGACCTGGCAAGTCCTTGATTGGAACCAAGGGGCCGTCCGTTTCTACGAGCGGCTGGGCGCCTCCTTCTCGAAGGAATGGTGGAACGGCTCGGTGAGCAAGGAACAACTCAAGACCCTCGCCGCGGGATGA